One genomic window of Haloferax mediterranei ATCC 33500 includes the following:
- a CDS encoding helix-turn-helix domain-containing protein: MPRVQFRVNGSPVRDTLADASTEFPDAEFRILASQPLDDHLFEIVEVTTSDGDKLVRHFEDAPEVRSFEVIHSHAQTILIRFTIPISETYNALLESGNLPLYPIPLHDGWFSGEIRASHQQLSAYVAELSAAGVPYQILSVTQTHDSVELLTERQWEFVTAAVEQGFYDTSRECTLSELAETLDVNVSAVSRLRHRAESRIISSFVAEAGPKNRS, from the coding sequence ATGCCTCGTGTACAGTTTCGGGTCAATGGTTCGCCGGTGAGGGATACGCTGGCAGATGCCTCGACCGAATTTCCAGACGCCGAATTCAGAATATTGGCGAGCCAACCTCTCGACGACCACCTGTTCGAAATTGTCGAGGTAACGACATCTGATGGTGACAAACTCGTTCGCCATTTCGAGGACGCACCCGAAGTGCGCTCGTTTGAGGTGATTCATTCCCATGCACAGACGATACTGATACGATTCACGATCCCAATCTCGGAGACCTATAATGCGCTTCTCGAATCCGGAAATCTCCCACTCTACCCCATCCCCCTTCACGACGGGTGGTTTTCGGGGGAGATTCGGGCCTCACACCAGCAACTATCTGCTTATGTGGCGGAGTTATCGGCTGCCGGCGTCCCGTATCAGATTCTGTCTGTAACCCAAACTCACGATTCGGTCGAGTTGCTTACCGAACGACAATGGGAGTTCGTTACCGCAGCAGTCGAACAGGGTTTTTACGACACCTCGCGTGAGTGTACGCTCAGCGAGCTCGCGGAGACGCTCGACGTCAACGTTTCGGCGGTGAGTCGATTGCGCCATCGGGCTGAAAGTCGGATTATTTCGAGTTTTGTCGCCGAGGCAGGACCGAAGAACCGGTCGTAG
- a CDS encoding PEP/pyruvate-binding domain-containing protein: protein MNERGDTPETRFAISLADDDATKLSVTGGKGATLARLIAADFPVPSGFCATTAVYHTLTDTPEIRAAIESLEALAPEETEAIADGSSEVRSKIQSRTLPDTVRHAVTEELDTPDGDTYAVRSSATAEDLPTASFAGQHETFLGVSDGEPVFDRLRDCLASLFTERAVAYRLRNDIAHSEVAMAVVIQEMVDPAVAGVLFTADPVTGNRHVASVDANYGLGETVVSGEVSPDNARIDRRTREILAYEVGEKRYALRSDAGGNGTEPVALDSEKQATRVLSDAQLRRLVALGGQVEDLLGTPQDIEWALVEGDFVLLQSRPITSLFPLPEPAPDDDRLHVYFSIGHQQAMAEALPPLVVDWWRELLNNTAARVRSGNTEAPWAVEAGHRVYIDITPLLRFGPLKRGIPVGIAAANEPAAAALQGLLTGRSEAFPAHGRVTTIRSVGRVLRRGAPKLVPHLLRASGRFIRVFVSGPPEPRREQARIEAWGEELASRIREPETVAERVRAAFQRSDLLTVLSRLLPRIGPLLVASLLAQKTLERLFPDADTDLDASSKGLENELVTRMNQRLGDLADLAREHSEVREALRKEASLADISEGEGGQAFGNALSEFLDEFGHRASGEIDLSRPRWNDNPATLIRTIRSNLAGTDPGTHRAHLQHLERNAAAAATRLEARADHGVLGPVRKAVVRRLIRAYRGGIQFREYPKQGVAHLFTAVHEVISDAGAALAADGRLDGPEDVWYLRKEELFAALAEDAPIDADIDARRRAYERDRKKTAPPILTSEGEAPAATMEPERTEGVLSGTPVSSGVVEGPARVIRDPSSESLEKGEILVAPTTDPGWTPLFLNAAGLVMEVGGRMTHGALVAREYGIPAVASVSNATEEIRTGERIRLDGKRGTVELLDRSERY from the coding sequence ATGAACGAGAGGGGAGACACGCCAGAGACGCGGTTCGCGATCTCGTTAGCGGACGACGATGCGACAAAACTCTCAGTAACCGGTGGAAAAGGTGCAACCCTCGCACGCCTTATCGCGGCTGACTTTCCTGTTCCCTCTGGGTTTTGTGCGACGACCGCTGTCTACCACACCCTCACTGATACTCCCGAAATCCGGGCGGCAATCGAATCGTTGGAAGCACTTGCGCCCGAAGAGACGGAGGCAATCGCCGATGGCAGTTCCGAGGTCCGGTCGAAGATTCAGAGCCGAACCCTCCCGGACACCGTCCGACACGCCGTCACGGAGGAACTCGATACGCCCGATGGAGACACGTATGCGGTCCGGTCGAGCGCCACGGCGGAAGATTTGCCAACCGCGTCGTTTGCGGGCCAACACGAGACGTTTCTCGGAGTCAGCGACGGAGAACCGGTTTTCGACCGGCTCCGTGACTGTTTGGCGAGTCTGTTCACCGAACGCGCCGTCGCATACCGACTCCGGAACGACATCGCTCACTCCGAGGTGGCGATGGCAGTCGTCATTCAGGAGATGGTTGACCCGGCGGTCGCCGGTGTACTATTCACGGCAGACCCCGTAACCGGCAACCGACACGTTGCATCCGTTGATGCCAACTACGGTCTCGGTGAAACGGTCGTTTCGGGCGAGGTATCGCCGGATAACGCCCGTATCGACCGACGCACCAGAGAGATACTCGCGTACGAGGTCGGTGAGAAACGCTACGCACTTCGTTCGGATGCGGGGGGGAACGGGACGGAACCAGTAGCGCTCGATTCCGAAAAACAGGCCACTCGTGTGCTGTCGGATGCCCAACTGCGGAGACTGGTTGCGCTCGGTGGACAGGTCGAGGACCTGCTCGGTACTCCACAGGACATCGAGTGGGCACTCGTCGAGGGGGACTTTGTACTCCTCCAATCCCGTCCAATTACGTCGTTGTTTCCGCTCCCGGAACCAGCCCCGGACGACGACCGCTTACACGTCTATTTCAGTATCGGCCATCAGCAAGCGATGGCAGAGGCACTTCCACCGCTCGTCGTAGACTGGTGGCGGGAACTGCTCAATAACACGGCCGCACGAGTTCGTTCAGGGAACACCGAAGCACCGTGGGCGGTCGAAGCCGGCCATCGAGTGTATATCGATATAACCCCGCTGCTCCGTTTCGGTCCGCTGAAACGAGGAATTCCTGTAGGCATCGCAGCAGCGAACGAACCAGCGGCGGCGGCTCTCCAAGGCCTGCTCACAGGACGGAGCGAAGCGTTCCCTGCTCACGGGCGGGTAACGACTATTCGTTCAGTGGGTCGCGTACTTCGCCGCGGAGCACCGAAACTCGTACCCCATCTTTTGAGAGCTAGTGGCCGATTTATTCGCGTATTCGTTTCCGGGCCGCCGGAGCCAAGACGGGAGCAGGCTCGGATTGAGGCATGGGGTGAAGAACTCGCTTCACGGATACGGGAACCTGAGACGGTCGCTGAGCGCGTCCGAGCCGCCTTCCAGCGCTCTGATTTGTTGACAGTACTCAGTAGATTACTCCCCCGTATCGGGCCGCTCTTGGTTGCGAGCCTCCTCGCCCAGAAGACACTCGAACGCCTGTTTCCGGATGCCGACACGGACCTGGATGCGAGTAGCAAAGGCTTAGAAAATGAGCTGGTCACGCGGATGAACCAGCGACTCGGTGACCTTGCCGACCTCGCCCGTGAACATTCCGAGGTCCGAGAGGCACTCCGGAAAGAGGCTTCGCTCGCGGATATCTCCGAGGGTGAGGGTGGACAGGCCTTCGGTAACGCACTGTCGGAGTTTCTCGACGAGTTCGGACACCGGGCAAGCGGTGAAATCGACCTCAGTCGGCCGCGCTGGAACGATAACCCTGCGACGTTGATACGGACAATCCGGAGCAATCTCGCAGGCACCGACCCCGGCACACACCGAGCACATCTCCAACACTTGGAACGCAATGCTGCGGCGGCGGCGACTCGCCTCGAAGCACGCGCTGACCACGGCGTCCTCGGACCGGTCAGGAAGGCGGTCGTCCGGCGATTGATTCGGGCATACCGCGGCGGGATTCAGTTTCGGGAGTACCCAAAGCAAGGAGTGGCTCACCTCTTTACGGCCGTCCACGAAGTAATATCTGACGCCGGAGCGGCGCTCGCTGCTGACGGCCGTCTCGACGGCCCGGAAGACGTGTGGTATCTCCGCAAGGAGGAGTTATTCGCCGCGCTCGCGGAGGATGCGCCCATCGACGCGGATATCGACGCTCGTCGACGAGCCTACGAACGCGACAGGAAGAAGACGGCCCCGCCGATTCTCACCAGTGAAGGGGAGGCCCCGGCGGCGACGATGGAACCCGAACGTACCGAAGGCGTTCTCTCTGGGACACCTGTCTCTTCGGGCGTCGTTGAAGGACCAGCCCGCGTTATCCGTGACCCGTCCAGCGAGTCACTCGAAAAAGGCGAGATACTCGTTGCTCCCACGACGGACCCGGGATGGACACCGCTGTTTTTGAACGCAGCAGGGCTCGTGATGGAGGTCGGTGGCCGGATGACACACGGGGCGTTAGTCGCACGCGAGTACGGGATTCCGGCCGTTGCCTCCGTTTCGAACGCAACGGAGGAAATCCGAACTGGGGAACGGATTCGCCTTGACGGGAAGCGCGGTACCGTCGAACTCCTCGACCGGTCCGAACGGTACTGA
- a CDS encoding MFS transporter, with amino-acid sequence MMTRTDGNTRLRTVALLLTSMLTVMVSTAIAPALPAIHNAFGEVPNADFLVRFVLTVPALSVIVLSPVVGVIIDRFGRTVPLFVSMVLYGLAGGASTDSRTRVTTCWTRQ; translated from the coding sequence ATGATGACCCGAACAGACGGGAACACTCGATTGCGCACCGTAGCATTGCTGCTGACGAGTATGTTGACCGTCATGGTATCAACGGCAATCGCCCCGGCGCTACCGGCCATCCATAACGCGTTCGGCGAGGTACCGAACGCGGACTTCCTCGTCCGGTTCGTGTTGACGGTTCCAGCGCTCTCCGTCATCGTTCTCTCGCCCGTCGTCGGCGTGATTATCGACCGTTTTGGACGAACGGTACCCTTGTTCGTGTCGATGGTTCTCTACGGACTGGCTGGTGGAGCAAGTACGGACAGCCGTACACGAGTGACTACGTGCTGGACGAGACAGTGA
- a CDS encoding type II toxin-antitoxin system VapC family toxin, with the protein MLDETVTLTRVRTGSFDAANTVARRILGEDPFPTVFETIHVEPDDVRSSLETFRRYADQDLSFTDASSIYLCESRGTDAMLSFDDDFDGLVERIETGSLRQQSTLLLAIRKCRPGH; encoded by the coding sequence GTGCTGGACGAGACAGTGACACTTACGCGTGTTCGAACGGGGTCGTTCGATGCCGCGAACACAGTCGCCAGACGTATCCTTGGTGAAGACCCGTTTCCGACTGTCTTTGAAACGATTCACGTCGAACCCGACGACGTGCGGTCATCGCTGGAGACGTTCCGACGATATGCAGATCAGGACCTTAGTTTCACAGACGCATCTAGCATCTACCTATGCGAGTCGCGAGGCACCGACGCCATGTTGAGTTTCGACGACGACTTCGACGGCCTAGTAGAACGAATCGAAACCGGGTCGCTGAGGCAACAGTCGACGCTGTTGCTAGCGATTCGGAAGTGTCGCCCAGGACACTAA